A genomic segment from Herpetosiphonaceae bacterium encodes:
- a CDS encoding glycerophosphodiester phosphodiesterase family protein, protein MTSTRLPASHVADLALARRHAPIVRFDAREPFLPSIVGYTVFHESAASPSFPRYVQVDAPGTVAIEYALWWDWDIQHLYELEHVWVFVDRDGAIVRVESSQHGATTGGTFVQEQGRPVLFAEPGKHAMTYDPEGFVERQAHTERSCGRRAGMGGVWVTPLFRGRIARTPDADQLVRTFLRRYAFVPAWVWTQQVDVAELPLVPWPSLDAAIPALVAQRVAGLDAEIPRSERHVLHVGHRGASAHAPENTLMAIRKAAELGAHMVELDVRMSADAVPVLCHDADVALAGCGNVPIGRLTAAELGRVGEDYERSVPTLADALDVCEAVGVAPYLEIKEGEAVLPTVGQLCARDLGRYSVIGSFQPAWVARATDRAPQIPTSILFGAFDADPIALARSCGATYVHPCWERHDAPHTLLTADWLARVRSAGLGIVCWHEERPDVLDALLKLGVSAICTDRLDLLRAVAARG, encoded by the coding sequence GTGACCTCTACCAGATTACCGGCCAGCCACGTGGCCGATCTAGCCCTGGCCCGCCGCCACGCGCCGATCGTCCGCTTCGACGCCCGCGAGCCGTTTCTCCCCTCGATCGTCGGATACACCGTGTTCCACGAGTCGGCGGCGTCGCCGTCGTTTCCGCGCTACGTGCAGGTCGACGCGCCTGGGACGGTGGCGATCGAGTACGCGCTGTGGTGGGACTGGGACATTCAGCATTTGTACGAGCTTGAGCATGTCTGGGTGTTTGTCGATCGGGACGGCGCGATCGTCCGCGTCGAGTCGAGCCAGCACGGCGCTACTACTGGCGGCACGTTCGTGCAGGAGCAGGGACGACCCGTGCTGTTTGCCGAGCCCGGCAAGCACGCCATGACCTACGATCCTGAGGGCTTTGTCGAACGTCAGGCCCATACCGAGCGATCCTGCGGTCGGCGTGCCGGGATGGGCGGCGTGTGGGTAACGCCGCTGTTTCGTGGCCGGATCGCCAGAACGCCGGACGCCGATCAGCTTGTGCGCACGTTTTTGCGCCGTTATGCGTTCGTCCCGGCCTGGGTGTGGACGCAGCAGGTCGATGTTGCCGAACTGCCGCTGGTGCCCTGGCCGTCGCTCGACGCCGCGATTCCGGCGCTTGTGGCTCAGCGTGTAGCCGGGCTGGATGCGGAGATTCCGCGCTCGGAGCGTCATGTCTTGCATGTCGGCCATCGCGGGGCAAGCGCGCACGCGCCCGAAAATACGCTCATGGCGATCCGCAAAGCCGCCGAGCTAGGCGCGCACATGGTCGAGCTTGACGTGCGCATGAGCGCCGATGCCGTGCCGGTGCTGTGCCATGATGCCGATGTCGCGCTCGCAGGATGTGGCAACGTGCCGATCGGCCGGCTGACCGCCGCAGAGCTTGGCCGCGTCGGTGAGGACTACGAGCGCTCGGTGCCGACGCTGGCCGATGCGCTGGACGTGTGCGAAGCGGTCGGTGTCGCGCCCTATCTGGAGATCAAGGAGGGCGAGGCGGTGCTTCCGACGGTCGGGCAGCTCTGTGCCCGCGATCTGGGACGCTATAGCGTGATCGGCTCGTTCCAGCCCGCGTGGGTCGCGCGCGCCACCGATCGCGCGCCGCAGATCCCCACATCGATTCTGTTCGGCGCGTTCGACGCCGATCCAATCGCGCTGGCGCGGAGCTGCGGTGCCACCTACGTCCATCCATGCTGGGAGCGCCACGACGCGCCGCACACGCTGCTCACAGCCGACTGGCTGGCGCGGGTGCGCAGCGCCGGTCTGGGCATCGTCTGCTGGCACGAGGAGCGGCCCGATGTGCTGGATGCGCTGCTTAAGCTCGGCGTCTCGGCGATCTGTACCGATCGGCTCGACCTGCTGCGCGCTGTCGCGGCGCGAGGGTGA
- a CDS encoding ABC transporter ATP-binding protein, with translation MEITLDHLSKHYGTVAAVDDLSLDVREGEFVALLGPSGCGKTTTLLMLAGILRPTGGTIRFGQRVVNLVPPQERNIGMVFQSYALYPHMTAYQNIAYPLRLRRTPDKELRERVQRAADRLEIGNLLDRRPGQLSGGQQQRVALARALVKEPDLLLFDEPLSNLDARLRLSTRSEIKRLQRDLRITSVYVTHDQSEALTMADRIAVLRGGKLEAYGSPGELYERPQSRFVAAFIGHPPMNLLPATLERQNGAITLHLAGTDVVVPPRLAQQVDLNGGGREVLMGIRPEDVMPAAEGQLPGEVDLVEPLGREELLTVRHGSVQIHALAPTGSGLATGSTVRLRFNAERLHLFDPQTDRSLLWR, from the coding sequence ATGGAGATTACGCTCGATCATCTGTCCAAGCACTACGGCACAGTTGCGGCGGTTGACGATCTCAGCCTCGATGTGCGTGAGGGCGAGTTCGTCGCGCTGCTCGGACCTAGCGGCTGCGGCAAGACGACGACGCTGCTGATGCTCGCCGGTATTCTGCGGCCTACCGGCGGCACGATTCGCTTCGGCCAGCGCGTGGTTAATCTTGTGCCGCCGCAGGAGCGCAACATCGGCATGGTCTTCCAGAGCTACGCGCTCTACCCGCACATGACCGCATACCAGAATATCGCGTATCCGCTGCGGCTGCGGCGCACGCCCGACAAGGAGCTGCGCGAGCGCGTGCAGCGCGCCGCCGATCGGCTTGAGATCGGCAATCTGCTCGATCGACGGCCCGGCCAGCTCTCAGGCGGCCAGCAGCAGCGTGTAGCGCTGGCCCGCGCGCTGGTCAAGGAGCCCGATCTTTTGCTGTTCGACGAGCCGCTGTCGAACCTCGATGCGCGCCTGCGCCTGTCGACCCGTAGCGAGATCAAGCGCTTGCAGCGCGATCTGCGCATCACCAGCGTATATGTCACCCACGATCAGAGCGAGGCGCTGACCATGGCCGATCGGATCGCCGTGCTGCGCGGCGGCAAGCTCGAGGCCTACGGCTCGCCCGGCGAGCTGTACGAGCGTCCGCAGAGCCGGTTTGTGGCCGCCTTTATCGGGCATCCGCCGATGAATTTGCTCCCGGCCACGCTGGAACGCCAGAACGGAGCGATCACGCTGCACCTGGCTGGAACCGATGTCGTCGTGCCGCCGCGTCTGGCGCAGCAGGTCGACCTGAACGGCGGTGGGCGCGAGGTGCTGATGGGCATTCGTCCCGAAGATGTTATGCCTGCCGCCGAGGGCCAGCTTCCCGGCGAGGTCGATCTGGTCGAGCCGCTGGGCCGCGAGGAGCTGCTGACGGTGCGCCACGGCAGCGTGCAGATCCATGCGCTTGCGCCGACCGGCTCCGGCCTTGCCACCGGCAGCACCGTTCGCCTCCGCTTCAATGCCGAGCGGCTCCATCTGTTCGATCCGCAGACCGACCGGTCGCTGCTGTGGCGCTAA
- a CDS encoding carbohydrate ABC transporter permease, with product MIEERFRARNILPYLLLLLLTSPLLVGYLWLIIATFSRRTFGLQPDSLTLANWQFLWNFDTWQGSIWAVTLNTLLLAAGLAIVVVALSSLAGYALSRLDFIGRRAFMSLTLVLHAFPSVTLLIAIYFVLRELRLYNTIAGVILVKVALEMPLGMWLMKGFFDNVPWDIERAAMVDGASRLRIWWQIVLPLIRPGIAALAIFSFISGWNEFLIPYTFILSRQRATLAVYLQQLVGDSRFVDYGQVAAIGLFQMLPVLLFFLFTQRYLLNIYAGGVKGGA from the coding sequence ATGATCGAAGAACGTTTTCGTGCCCGGAATATACTGCCGTATCTCCTGCTGCTGCTGCTGACCTCGCCGCTGCTGGTAGGCTACCTGTGGCTGATCATCGCCACGTTCTCGCGGCGCACCTTCGGGCTCCAACCGGATAGCCTGACGCTGGCAAACTGGCAATTCTTGTGGAACTTCGACACCTGGCAGGGCAGCATTTGGGCCGTGACGCTCAACACCTTGCTGCTCGCGGCTGGCCTCGCGATCGTGGTCGTCGCGCTGTCGTCGCTGGCGGGCTACGCACTGTCGCGGCTCGACTTTATCGGGCGGCGGGCGTTCATGTCGCTGACGCTGGTGCTGCACGCTTTTCCAAGCGTCACGCTGCTGATCGCGATCTATTTCGTGCTGCGCGAGCTACGGCTGTATAACACGATCGCCGGGGTCATCCTGGTGAAGGTCGCGCTGGAGATGCCGCTGGGCATGTGGCTGATGAAGGGCTTTTTCGATAACGTGCCGTGGGACATCGAGCGTGCGGCCATGGTCGACGGCGCGAGTCGGCTGCGGATCTGGTGGCAGATCGTCCTGCCGCTGATCCGGCCCGGCATCGCCGCGCTGGCAATCTTCTCATTCATCTCAGGCTGGAACGAGTTTCTGATCCCGTACACCTTTATTCTCAGTCGGCAGCGCGCCACGCTGGCGGTGTACCTCCAGCAGCTCGTGGGCGATTCGCGCTTCGTCGACTATGGACAGGTCGCCGCGATCGGGCTATTCCAAATGCTGCCGGTGCTGCTCTTCTTCCTGTTTACGCAGCGCTATCTCCTCAACATCTACGCGGGCGGCGTCAAAGGCGGGGCGTAG
- a CDS encoding sugar ABC transporter permease, with translation MAESTVHPPSKALVAQPTLSHRLRASATALLFLLPAAALVITFFIVPVIITLYISMTDMSTSTFSDPNFIGLQNYSRMFRSGAMGKIVRNTVFYVGTTLALFNVGMALVIALLTTHIPRRSGAFFRALWLLPRITPSVVYIMIWKYLAADAPFGVFNQVLQPLGIAPENWVLAAPWTMVILVNGFIGASFGMIIFTSAIESIPESYLHASRVDGATALQTIRYVILPLLRWPLLFVMTYQTLSLMTSFEQILLLTDGGPGYYTTETWALQAYHRALSNYFGNVNFGLGAALAAVLVLIGVILAIVYLRVFRFGELVQEPKIETL, from the coding sequence ATGGCTGAGTCCACTGTTCACCCTCCATCAAAGGCGCTCGTCGCGCAGCCGACGCTGAGCCACCGGTTGCGCGCATCGGCGACGGCGCTGCTCTTTTTGCTGCCTGCGGCGGCGCTCGTGATCACCTTTTTTATCGTGCCGGTGATCATCACGCTGTACATCAGCATGACCGACATGAGCACCTCGACGTTCAGCGATCCAAACTTTATTGGCCTCCAAAACTACAGCCGGATGTTCCGCAGCGGCGCGATGGGCAAGATCGTTCGCAACACGGTCTTCTATGTCGGCACGACGCTGGCGCTGTTCAACGTCGGCATGGCGCTGGTGATCGCCCTGCTGACGACGCATATTCCCCGGCGATCGGGCGCGTTCTTTCGCGCGCTCTGGCTGCTGCCCCGGATTACGCCGTCGGTGGTCTATATCATGATCTGGAAATACCTCGCCGCCGACGCGCCCTTTGGCGTCTTCAATCAGGTGCTACAACCACTCGGCATCGCGCCTGAGAACTGGGTGCTCGCCGCGCCCTGGACGATGGTGATTCTGGTCAATGGCTTTATCGGCGCCTCGTTCGGCATGATCATCTTCACCTCGGCGATCGAGTCGATCCCCGAATCCTACCTCCACGCCTCGCGGGTCGACGGCGCGACCGCGCTCCAGACGATTCGGTATGTCATTCTGCCGCTGCTGCGCTGGCCGCTGCTCTTCGTGATGACCTACCAGACGTTGTCGCTGATGACCAGCTTCGAGCAAATTCTGCTGCTGACCGATGGCGGGCCGGGCTACTACACCACCGAAACCTGGGCGCTCCAGGCCTACCATCGCGCGCTGTCCAACTACTTCGGCAACGTCAACTTTGGCCTCGGCGCGGCGCTGGCGGCGGTGCTGGTGCTCATCGGCGTGATCCTGGCGATCGTCTACTTGCGCGTGTTCCGCTTCGGCGAGCTGGTGCAGGAGCCCAAGATCGAAACGCTGTGA
- a CDS encoding extracellular solute-binding protein, translating into MYRKHVSGLLLAMLLLLAACGTSGAPPTVGGVPAPSAAASGGASPAASASPTEVVPPAKGDKSAISVWAQANNVETARAENIDSAAQQLGFKAEAIADPTGWGDYKKKFLLAADSGQAPDIILSGHEDIAPWGQAGYIIPLDDLINANQETFKNIIPELWKSVEWNGKRWGIPQDTEARPLWYNKQKLADLGWSQQEIDSLPDRIKSGEFTLDDMIATAKQAVEKGVVKEGHGYWHRPTKGSDFYQYYFAYGGALDDGSGKLLFDKAAAEKWFAFQRRVVEEGITPKNFIGTESKIWHETVTSGEVLFFNGGVWNFADWAKNYTKDKGGEEYLYGFVGWALQPSGEKGKPGVTLSHPLVYMVTSEKASGEQQQQDAFKAVTAATTPELNNKHALGSAHLAILTTQLDTPDYKANKILQGTAYMLEYTRFLPNNADFGTYDDIVFRAMSAAENGEMSPAEAVSMVADELQTELGDKVVIK; encoded by the coding sequence ATGTACAGAAAGCACGTAAGCGGGCTACTACTGGCTATGCTGCTGCTGCTGGCGGCGTGCGGCACCAGCGGAGCACCGCCGACGGTTGGCGGCGTGCCCGCGCCAAGCGCGGCTGCCAGCGGTGGAGCATCACCGGCGGCGTCGGCAAGTCCAACCGAGGTTGTCCCACCTGCCAAAGGCGACAAGTCGGCGATCAGCGTGTGGGCACAGGCCAACAATGTCGAAACGGCGCGCGCAGAGAACATCGATTCGGCAGCACAGCAGCTCGGATTCAAAGCCGAGGCCATCGCCGATCCGACCGGCTGGGGCGACTACAAGAAGAAATTCCTGCTGGCGGCGGACTCCGGCCAGGCGCCCGACATCATCCTATCGGGCCACGAGGACATCGCGCCCTGGGGCCAGGCGGGCTATATCATCCCGCTCGACGATCTGATCAATGCCAATCAGGAAACCTTTAAGAACATCATCCCTGAGCTGTGGAAGTCGGTCGAGTGGAACGGCAAGCGCTGGGGCATTCCGCAGGATACCGAGGCCCGACCGCTGTGGTACAACAAGCAGAAGCTGGCCGATCTGGGCTGGTCGCAGCAGGAGATCGATAGCCTGCCCGATCGGATCAAGAGCGGCGAGTTTACCCTCGACGACATGATCGCCACGGCCAAGCAGGCGGTCGAAAAAGGCGTCGTCAAGGAAGGCCACGGCTACTGGCACCGCCCGACGAAGGGCAGCGACTTCTACCAGTACTACTTCGCGTATGGCGGCGCGCTGGACGACGGCAGCGGCAAGCTGCTCTTCGACAAAGCCGCAGCCGAGAAATGGTTTGCCTTCCAGCGCCGCGTCGTCGAGGAAGGGATCACGCCCAAGAACTTCATCGGCACCGAGTCCAAGATCTGGCACGAAACCGTCACCAGCGGCGAGGTGCTCTTCTTCAACGGCGGCGTGTGGAACTTCGCCGACTGGGCCAAAAACTATACCAAGGATAAAGGCGGCGAGGAGTACCTGTACGGCTTCGTGGGCTGGGCGCTCCAGCCGAGCGGTGAGAAGGGCAAGCCCGGCGTAACCCTGTCGCATCCGCTGGTCTATATGGTGACATCGGAGAAGGCTTCGGGCGAGCAGCAGCAGCAGGACGCATTCAAGGCGGTCACTGCCGCCACCACGCCGGAGCTGAACAACAAGCACGCGCTTGGCAGCGCGCACCTGGCGATTCTCACCACCCAGCTCGATACGCCGGACTATAAGGCCAACAAGATCCTTCAGGGCACGGCCTACATGCTGGAGTATACGCGATTCCTGCCCAATAACGCCGACTTCGGCACGTACGACGACATTGTTTTCCGCGCGATGTCCGCAGCCGAGAACGGCGAGATGAGTCCGGCAGAGGCGGTCAGCATGGTCGCCGACGAGCTTCAGACCGAGCTGGGCGACAAGGTTGTGATCAAATAG
- a CDS encoding aminoglycoside adenylyltransferase domain-containing protein encodes MADHILHPTPYPDINAVLHLLLSSAQTILKHDFLGMYLCGSLASGDFNRQSSDIDFVIVTADELSDKVIAALAAMHDRIAASGPRWAKKLEGSYIPQRLLRRYDPSYERYPSINERRFYVGGHGSDWVIQRQIMREHGIVVAGPDPQLLIDPVGPDDLRRAVLATLREWWSQLLDDPARLHSREYQVFAVLTMCRALYTLQHGSLASKPVAARWARQTLGEPWSAMIERALAWPCNPQPDHLSETLDFIRYTLEGTEQRTENKL; translated from the coding sequence ATGGCAGATCATATACTACATCCCACGCCGTACCCCGACATCAACGCCGTGCTTCACCTGCTGCTCTCAAGCGCGCAGACGATCCTCAAGCATGATTTCCTCGGCATGTATCTCTGCGGCTCGCTTGCGAGCGGCGATTTTAATCGCCAAAGCAGCGATATTGATTTCGTGATCGTCACCGCCGACGAGCTTTCGGATAAGGTGATCGCCGCGCTGGCGGCCATGCATGATCGGATTGCGGCGAGCGGGCCGCGCTGGGCGAAGAAGCTGGAAGGCTCCTACATTCCGCAGCGCCTCCTGCGGCGCTATGATCCGAGCTATGAGCGCTATCCCTCGATCAATGAGAGGCGTTTCTACGTCGGCGGGCACGGCAGCGACTGGGTCATTCAGCGCCAGATCATGCGCGAGCATGGGATCGTCGTGGCGGGACCAGATCCGCAGCTTTTGATCGATCCGGTCGGCCCCGATGATCTCCGGCGCGCGGTGCTCGCAACCTTACGTGAGTGGTGGTCGCAGTTGCTCGACGATCCCGCCCGGCTCCATAGCCGCGAGTATCAAGTCTTTGCCGTGCTGACGATGTGCCGGGCGCTCTATACGCTCCAGCACGGCAGCCTGGCCTCGAAGCCAGTCGCGGCGCGCTGGGCGCGGCAAACCTTGGGCGAGCCGTGGAGCGCCATGATCGAGCGCGCGCTGGCGTGGCCGTGCAACCCGCAGCCCGACCATCTGAGCGAGACGCTGGACTTTATTCGATACACGCTCGAAGGAACAGAACAAAGAACAGAGAACAAACTTTGA
- a CDS encoding alpha-1,4-glucan--maltose-1-phosphate maltosyltransferase: MTYDNSQMPGEQTRIVIEAIYPTIECGRFPTKRVIGDSVGVYADIFRDGHDLLAAVVKYRKCGQRAWQEAPMTLIDNDRWGGSFVVHEDGRYELTVEAWTDAYRSWHRDMQKRLAAAQDVSAEILEGLRLIEQAQQRARGEDQQRLAAAVAEIRGPDQTAALDLMMNPDFAELVERYPDRSSASVYEPLLPLFVDRVRARFSAWYELFPRSYAKEPGAHGTFRDAAERLPAVREMGFDVVYLPPIHPIGRTNRKGRNNTLVAEPSDVGSPWAIGGPEGGHDAIHPQLGDEDDFAYFVDATHRLGMEVALDFAIQCSPDHPWVTQHPDWFYQRPDGSIRFAENPPKKYEDIYPVNFYGPHQQELWNELLRIVRLWVSRGVRIFRVDNPHTKSVPFWGWLIEQIQRDDPGVIFLAEAFTRPKMMRALAKAGFTQSYTYFTWRTTKAELIEYLTELTTSDMKEYYRPNFWPNTPDILHEFLQHAGPPAFKQRLVLAATLSSNYGIYSGYELCENEPRPGAEEYLDNEKYELRQRNWDQPHSIAPYIRRINQIRHEHAALQYTNNLRFVHADNDAILAYVKQSPDRSDTILTVVNLDPHHVQEATVEVPAWELGLPTSGRSFVAEDLVTGAHYTWHEGRNYVRLDPHHEPAHVLWLHRQGEIPS, translated from the coding sequence ATGACGTACGATAACAGCCAGATGCCAGGTGAGCAAACCCGCATCGTGATCGAGGCGATCTATCCCACCATCGAATGCGGACGCTTTCCGACCAAACGGGTGATCGGCGATAGCGTCGGGGTATACGCCGATATTTTTCGCGACGGTCACGATCTCCTTGCGGCGGTAGTAAAGTACCGGAAATGTGGTCAGCGCGCGTGGCAGGAAGCGCCGATGACGCTAATCGACAACGACCGCTGGGGTGGTAGCTTTGTGGTGCATGAAGATGGCCGCTACGAACTCACGGTCGAAGCCTGGACCGATGCCTATCGCTCGTGGCATCGTGACATGCAGAAGCGTCTCGCGGCGGCGCAGGATGTCTCGGCGGAGATTCTGGAAGGGCTGCGGCTGATCGAGCAGGCGCAGCAGCGCGCCAGGGGCGAGGACCAGCAGCGGCTGGCGGCGGCGGTCGCCGAGATCCGAGGCCCGGATCAGACAGCGGCGCTCGATCTGATGATGAATCCCGACTTTGCCGAGCTGGTCGAGCGCTACCCCGACCGCAGCAGCGCCTCGGTCTACGAGCCGCTGCTCCCGCTGTTCGTCGATCGTGTCAGGGCACGCTTCAGCGCGTGGTACGAGCTATTTCCGCGTAGCTACGCCAAAGAGCCGGGCGCGCACGGCACCTTCCGAGACGCCGCCGAGCGGCTACCGGCGGTGCGCGAGATGGGCTTCGATGTGGTCTATCTGCCGCCGATCCATCCGATAGGGCGGACCAACCGCAAGGGACGCAACAATACGCTGGTGGCGGAGCCGAGCGATGTCGGCAGCCCGTGGGCGATCGGCGGGCCTGAGGGCGGCCACGACGCGATCCATCCGCAGCTGGGCGACGAAGATGATTTTGCCTACTTCGTGGACGCGACGCATCGGCTGGGCATGGAGGTCGCGCTCGATTTCGCGATCCAGTGCTCGCCCGACCACCCGTGGGTGACGCAGCATCCCGACTGGTTCTACCAGCGGCCCGACGGCTCGATCCGCTTCGCCGAAAATCCGCCCAAGAAGTACGAGGACATCTATCCGGTCAATTTCTACGGCCCGCACCAGCAGGAGCTATGGAACGAGCTGCTGCGGATCGTGCGGCTGTGGGTTTCGCGCGGCGTGCGGATCTTCCGCGTGGATAATCCGCACACCAAGAGCGTGCCGTTCTGGGGCTGGCTGATCGAGCAGATCCAGCGGGACGATCCCGGCGTGATCTTCCTGGCGGAGGCGTTCACCCGTCCCAAGATGATGCGCGCCCTCGCCAAGGCCGGCTTTACGCAGAGCTACACCTACTTCACGTGGCGCACCACCAAGGCCGAGCTGATCGAGTATCTGACCGAGCTGACGACCAGTGACATGAAGGAGTATTACCGGCCCAACTTCTGGCCGAACACGCCCGACATTCTCCACGAGTTCTTGCAGCACGCCGGGCCACCGGCCTTTAAGCAGCGGCTGGTGCTCGCCGCGACGCTCAGCTCAAACTACGGCATCTACAGCGGCTATGAGCTCTGCGAGAACGAGCCACGGCCCGGCGCGGAGGAGTATCTCGACAACGAGAAGTATGAGCTTAGGCAGCGCAACTGGGATCAGCCACACAGCATCGCGCCGTACATCCGGCGGATCAACCAGATCCGGCACGAGCACGCCGCGCTTCAGTACACCAATAATCTGCGCTTCGTCCACGCCGACAACGACGCGATCCTGGCATACGTCAAGCAATCGCCCGATCGCAGCGATACGATTCTGACGGTCGTCAATCTCGATCCGCATCATGTGCAGGAAGCGACGGTCGAGGTGCCCGCCTGGGAGCTGGGCCTGCCCACCAGCGGTCGCTCGTTTGTGGCCGAGGATCTTGTCACCGGCGCGCACTACACCTGGCACGAGGGCCGCAACTACGTGCGGCTTGATCCGCACCACGAGCCGGCACATGTGCTGTGGCTGCATCGCCAGGGAGAGATTCCGTCATGA
- a CDS encoding putative maltokinase yields MSALPVTAIVEAIPRLSPDWLRERRWFSSKGRALESLTVNDWGALPLSVPGVVALVEARYTSGRAEQYFLPLIASPEAQPAETRTPPALTLTHADTTWYLHDAFQFGAFQRLLMERLLAGTTLDLQHGRLVFGLEEALRRSPPPLQQTRLVTAEQSNSSIIYDRAAILKCFRRVVAGLNPDVEVSRFLTSHAGFQHTPAMLGSIDYVATGDVGHSLGLLQEFVPNQGDAWEHTLLRLADMLSAAHTKRPADDLAGETRRLAAEQLSEMRQLGALTGELHLALSSDPDDPAFAPRPLSPQHVSAWQAAIRDEGTAVLDDLEQRAAQLPAEQQRAVRVLLDDRAGIERRIAGLAPLGQAGVTITRFHGDYHLGQVLVSERGFLILDFEGEPLRSLQERRAHSSPLKDVAGMLRSFSYAAHAGLLAARDKAEDAEARRALETTLAPWAAAWERCAREAFLDGYVQTTRGAAFVPRQPELLQTALAVFELEKALYELRYELNNRPDWLLIPLRGIQQTLG; encoded by the coding sequence ATGAGCGCGCTCCCGGTCACGGCGATCGTCGAGGCGATCCCCAGGCTCTCGCCCGACTGGCTGCGCGAGCGGCGCTGGTTTAGCAGCAAAGGCCGCGCGTTGGAGTCGCTGACGGTCAACGATTGGGGCGCGCTGCCGCTCTCAGTGCCGGGCGTGGTCGCGCTGGTCGAGGCACGCTATACCAGCGGTCGGGCTGAGCAATACTTCTTGCCGCTGATCGCATCGCCGGAGGCACAGCCCGCCGAGACGCGCACGCCGCCCGCGCTGACGCTGACGCACGCCGACACGACGTGGTATCTCCACGATGCGTTTCAGTTCGGCGCGTTCCAGCGGCTACTAATGGAGCGGCTGCTCGCGGGCACGACGCTGGATCTTCAGCATGGGCGGCTGGTCTTTGGCCTTGAGGAGGCCCTGCGCCGATCACCGCCGCCGTTGCAGCAGACGCGCCTGGTCACTGCCGAGCAGAGCAATAGCTCGATCATCTACGATCGGGCGGCGATCCTGAAGTGCTTTCGGCGCGTCGTGGCCGGGCTGAATCCCGATGTCGAGGTGTCGCGTTTTCTGACGTCTCACGCGGGCTTTCAGCACACGCCCGCGATGCTCGGCAGCATCGACTATGTGGCGACGGGCGATGTCGGGCATTCGCTCGGTCTGTTGCAGGAGTTCGTTCCTAACCAGGGCGATGCCTGGGAGCATACACTGCTGCGGCTCGCCGACATGCTATCCGCCGCTCACACCAAGCGGCCAGCCGACGACCTTGCGGGCGAGACGCGGCGGCTGGCGGCGGAGCAGTTATCCGAGATGCGGCAGCTTGGCGCGCTGACCGGCGAGCTGCATCTGGCGCTGTCGAGCGATCCCGACGATCCGGCTTTCGCGCCGCGTCCCCTATCGCCGCAGCACGTCAGCGCGTGGCAGGCGGCGATCCGCGACGAGGGCACAGCGGTGCTCGACGATCTTGAGCAGCGCGCGGCTCAGCTTCCTGCCGAGCAGCAGCGCGCGGTGCGTGTCCTGCTCGACGATCGCGCCGGGATCGAGCGGCGGATCGCGGGTCTTGCGCCGCTGGGCCAGGCCGGAGTCACGATCACGCGCTTCCACGGCGACTATCACCTTGGTCAGGTGCTTGTCAGCGAGCGTGGCTTTCTGATCCTGGATTTCGAGGGCGAGCCGCTGCGCAGCCTGCAAGAGCGCCGGGCGCATAGCTCGCCGCTCAAGGATGTCGCGGGCATGCTGCGCTCGTTCAGCTACGCGGCGCACGCGGGTCTGCTCGCGGCGCGGGATAAGGCAGAGGATGCGGAGGCGCGGCGAGCGCTTGAGACGACTCTCGCTCCGTGGGCCGCAGCCTGGGAGCGCTGCGCGCGCGAGGCGTTTCTGGATGGCTACGTGCAGACGACGCGCGGCGCGGCGTTTGTGCCCAGGCAGCCCGAACTGCTCCAGACGGCGCTCGCGGTCTTTGAGCTGGAGAAGGCGCTCTACGAGCTGCGCTACGAGCTGAACAATCGTCCCGACTGGCTGCTGATCCCGCTGCGTGGCATCCAGCAGACGTTAGGGTGA